DNA from Geobacter sulfurreducens PCA:
GCCGTTTATTTGCTTACTCTTGCTCCCTCAGTGACGTTTTTTGACAGTGGCGAGTTCATAACGGCCATCCATTCCCTGGGGACGGCCCATTCACCCGGCTACCCCCTCTTCGTCAATTACGGCAAACCATTCACCTGGCTCCCCTTCGGCAACATCGCTTTCCGGGTCAATATCGCCACGGCCGTTTCCGCGTCAGCGGCCTGTTTTGCCGTCTATTTTCTGACTCATTATCTGTTGAAGCGGGAAGAACTGGTTCCGGATTTACGATTTTCGGATACCTTTGCCAGGTTGTGCGGACTGGCCGCGGCCCTTGCCTTTGCCTTTTCCGCGCGGCTCTGGCTCCAGTCAAACCACGACAAACCCTATCCCCTGGTGGCTTTCATGACAGCCATGGTCTTTTATCTTCTCGTCACATGGCGCGAGCGCTACGATGAGGGAGAGATGCGGCCGTCACACATCTACCTGGGGGCATTCATCTGCGGGCTCGCCACGGGCGCCCATCAGACCATAGTGCTCATGCTCCCTGCCTATGCATGGCTGATCCTTTCCAAAAACTGGCGCCTGGCGGCAAGGGTAAAGGAGCTTGCTCTTACGGTCGCCTTCGGCCTCATGGGGTTTGCCATTCAGCTCCACATGCCGATCCGTGCCATGCGTAACCCGCTGCTCAACTGGGGAGATCCCCGGACCCTCGATCTGTTTCTCTGGAATTTCCTCCGTAAGGGATATCCGGTGGAACCGCCGGACCGGAACCTGGCCCTTGCCTGGCAGCAGCTCTCCGCCTTCAACTTGCCCCGGGAGTTCACATGGGTCGGCCTTGTTTTGCTGCTGGTGGGGATTGGCGCATTTTTCACGCGGCGCAGGGATGAAATCATCGCCTACCTGCTCGCCATTGTCTGTTCACTGCTGGTTATTGTCGGCTATTTCAACACGCCTGGCGATCTCATTTTTCTCACCGAGGAGTTCTTCACCCCGATCTACCTCCTCTCGGCAGTATTCATTGGACTGGGGCTTTTTACGCTGCTGAGGTTGGCGCTCAGGAACAATCCGGTGGAGAAACTGCGGACGGTGCCGATAAAGTTAATGGCGGGCTTGCTGCTCCTTGTTCTTCCTTCGGCCATCTGCGCCATGAATTACTACGAGAACGATCAGCACGAGAATTATGTGGCCTTTGATTACGCCACCAATACCCTGCGCTCTCTTTCGCCGGGCGCGGTTCTCTTCACATGGGGCGACAGCGGTGCCTTCCCCCTCTGGTATCTGCAGGGGGTGGAACGGATGCGCGAGGACCTGGACCTTCTGCACACGCCCCACCTGGTTTTTGATTGGTATCTGGATGCCTTCCCCCACCTGTTCGGCAGGAGCGTGCTCCGAACAATGCCGGAGAGACGGCAGTCGTCCGAAGTGGCTCTCAAACTGGCCGTGGCGGAACAGATCGTCAGCAGACCGGTCTTCATCGATTTTTCAACGCGCTACTCCCTTCCGTTTGCCGAATATGGCCTGAAGCAGCGCGGCATCTGTTACCAGTTGATCAACGACGGCGGATCCGTCCTGCGGCCGCCTGATTTGGCGGTGTGGAGGCTCTATGCCTCACGGGGATACACGAGCCAGATGGGCTTCAGGGATCTGGACACGGGCAAGGCGATACTCATTTACGCCAGCTGCCGCATGGAGGCCGGAGAAATACTGCTGCGCATGGGCTATCGCCAGCAGGGAGCCGAGGAGTTGTCGGCCGCCGCGGCCATAGCCCCCGAGTTGCGGGCACAGGTTGAGCAAGTGCTTGCGGCCTATGGAGCGAGGTGATCATGCCGTTTACGGGTGCTACCAGAGTACTGGGAATCATCGGTCAGCCGGTGTCCCATTCGCTTTCGCCTCTCATGCAGAATGCGGCGCTGCAGGCCATGGGGCTCGATTATGCGTATGTTCCCTTTGCCGTTGAGGAGGACTGCCTGGCCGACGCGGTGAGGGGGTTGGCGGCCCTGGGTGTGGTCGGTTTCAATGTGACCATTCCTCATAAATCGGCCATCCTGCCGCTGCTGGACCGGCTTTCGCCGGAAGCCGAGCTGAT
Protein-coding regions in this window:
- a CDS encoding glycosyltransferase family 117 protein, yielding MRASQSAIFRRIDPFAILSFTIPLAVYLLTLAPSVTFFDSGEFITAIHSLGTAHSPGYPLFVNYGKPFTWLPFGNIAFRVNIATAVSASAACFAVYFLTHYLLKREELVPDLRFSDTFARLCGLAAALAFAFSARLWLQSNHDKPYPLVAFMTAMVFYLLVTWRERYDEGEMRPSHIYLGAFICGLATGAHQTIVLMLPAYAWLILSKNWRLAARVKELALTVAFGLMGFAIQLHMPIRAMRNPLLNWGDPRTLDLFLWNFLRKGYPVEPPDRNLALAWQQLSAFNLPREFTWVGLVLLLVGIGAFFTRRRDEIIAYLLAIVCSLLVIVGYFNTPGDLIFLTEEFFTPIYLLSAVFIGLGLFTLLRLALRNNPVEKLRTVPIKLMAGLLLLVLPSAICAMNYYENDQHENYVAFDYATNTLRSLSPGAVLFTWGDSGAFPLWYLQGVERMREDLDLLHTPHLVFDWYLDAFPHLFGRSVLRTMPERRQSSEVALKLAVAEQIVSRPVFIDFSTRYSLPFAEYGLKQRGICYQLINDGGSVLRPPDLAVWRLYASRGYTSQMGFRDLDTGKAILIYASCRMEAGEILLRMGYRQQGAEELSAAAAIAPELRAQVEQVLAAYGAR